In Rhodospirillum rubrum ATCC 11170, a genomic segment contains:
- a CDS encoding GNAT family N-acetyltransferase, whose product MDPIQTDRLILRNFKQGDAADLLAYLHQPRVSCFLSLKLEDLGAAEAEVKTRSTSDEHIAVCLRTPDKLIGDMFCMAEPPDTYSVGWNFNADFQGAGLASEAARALFEYLFTVKEARRLYAFVEEDNLPSRRLCERLGMRKEGLFKEFISFRTDDEGVPVFENTMQYALLRKEWVA is encoded by the coding sequence ATGGACCCCATCCAAACCGACCGACTGATTCTGAGAAACTTCAAACAGGGAGACGCCGCTGATCTGCTTGCCTATTTACACCAACCCAGGGTGAGCTGCTTTTTGTCTCTCAAGCTGGAGGATCTTGGCGCGGCGGAAGCGGAAGTGAAAACGCGCAGCACAAGCGATGAGCATATCGCCGTCTGTTTGCGCACCCCCGACAAGCTGATCGGGGACATGTTCTGTATGGCAGAACCTCCCGACACCTATTCCGTCGGGTGGAATTTTAATGCGGATTTCCAAGGCGCCGGCCTCGCCTCCGAAGCCGCGCGGGCTCTTTTTGAGTACCTGTTCACGGTGAAAGAGGCCCGGCGCCTCTATGCCTTTGTCGAGGAGGACAACCTCCCTTCGCGGCGCTTGTGCGAAAGACTGGGAATGAGGAAAGAGGGGCTGTTCAAAGAGTTCATATCCTTCAGGACGGATGACGAAGGCGTGCCGGTCTTCGAAAACACGATGCAGTACGCCCTCTTGCGAAAAGAATGGGTGGCCTGA
- a CDS encoding diguanylate cyclase produces MSMFDLQDRLRGAVSAFVEGAIVSAEAIAPRLDLLRASGWADEDAAADVSHFVHRLAGTAGTLGFGDLGRTAGALETLIADIGEVRLAEGAAAVAPDILAQADLLADIILAGLKGVAVGGSDLLAAAMTPAPGLAGSPDPAVVATIGAGPALLDMVRATGTTAIEIASPDALEALSVVCPGGVIVNLEAMDGDDAWRGPLDGLRAQGVPVLAVGGTGDFPWGLRACRLGVDAYLPLDDPGEVLDRLARMRLTRHAEPLRVLVLDDDAVLAGVYATILGAAGLEAEGMTDPAQILERLEAFEPDVLVTDLHMPGCSGAEVAALVRHRAQYATMPIIFLSREQDLGLQLGALSPGADFFLPKPVRPDFLVSAVRSRARRGRGLAEMMRRDGLSRLFTHSTILDGLEREGARAGRTGAPLSFALLDLDHFKAINQTHGHATGDQVIVTLARVMRRALRGCDLLGRCGGEEFAVILPGTPAEQAVGVIEDLRALFRGQTLRAPTGEVRATFSAGVAGTPAGAPPLSATALFTAADKALAEAKARGRDRVVLAES; encoded by the coding sequence ATGAGCATGTTTGACTTGCAAGATCGGTTGCGCGGCGCCGTCAGCGCTTTCGTCGAGGGGGCGATCGTCAGCGCCGAGGCCATCGCCCCCCGGCTTGATCTGTTGCGGGCCAGCGGATGGGCCGATGAGGACGCGGCGGCCGATGTCTCGCATTTCGTTCACCGTCTGGCCGGCACCGCCGGCACCTTGGGATTTGGCGATCTCGGGCGGACCGCCGGCGCCCTGGAAACCCTGATCGCCGATATCGGCGAGGTGCGACTGGCCGAGGGAGCGGCGGCCGTCGCCCCCGATATCCTGGCCCAGGCCGACTTGCTGGCCGATATCATTCTCGCCGGGCTGAAGGGCGTCGCGGTCGGCGGCTCCGATCTGCTGGCGGCGGCGATGACGCCGGCGCCGGGTTTGGCCGGCTCGCCCGACCCGGCGGTGGTGGCGACCATCGGCGCCGGACCGGCGCTGCTCGACATGGTGCGCGCCACTGGCACCACCGCCATCGAAATCGCCTCGCCCGACGCCTTGGAAGCCCTGTCGGTCGTCTGCCCCGGCGGGGTGATCGTCAATCTGGAGGCGATGGACGGCGACGACGCGTGGCGCGGACCGCTTGATGGTCTGCGCGCCCAGGGCGTTCCGGTTCTGGCGGTCGGCGGAACGGGCGATTTTCCCTGGGGGCTGCGAGCCTGCCGCCTTGGCGTCGACGCCTATCTGCCCCTGGATGATCCGGGCGAAGTGCTTGACCGGCTGGCGCGGATGCGCCTCACCCGCCACGCCGAACCGCTGCGCGTGCTGGTGCTTGATGACGACGCGGTGTTGGCGGGGGTTTACGCGACGATCCTGGGGGCGGCCGGTCTGGAGGCCGAGGGGATGACCGATCCCGCCCAGATCCTGGAACGGCTGGAGGCTTTCGAGCCCGATGTGCTGGTGACCGATCTGCACATGCCCGGCTGTTCGGGCGCCGAGGTCGCCGCCCTGGTTCGCCACCGCGCCCAATACGCCACGATGCCGATTATCTTCCTGTCACGGGAACAAGATCTGGGGCTGCAGCTTGGGGCCCTGAGCCCGGGGGCGGATTTCTTCCTGCCCAAGCCGGTGCGGCCCGATTTCCTGGTTTCGGCGGTCCGCTCGCGGGCCCGGCGCGGGCGCGGATTGGCCGAGATGATGCGGCGCGACGGGTTGAGCCGGCTGTTCACCCATTCCACCATTCTTGACGGCCTGGAGCGCGAGGGGGCGCGGGCCGGCCGCACCGGGGCGCCGCTGTCCTTCGCCCTGCTCGATCTCGATCACTTCAAGGCGATCAACCAGACCCATGGCCACGCGACGGGCGATCAGGTGATCGTGACCCTGGCCCGGGTGATGCGGCGCGCCCTGCGTGGGTGCGACCTGCTGGGGCGCTGCGGCGGCGAGGAATTCGCCGTCATCCTGCCCGGAACCCCGGCCGAGCAAGCGGTCGGCGTCATTGAGGATCTGCGGGCCCTGTTTCGCGGCCAAACCCTGCGAGCCCCCACCGGCGAGGTTCGCGCCACCTTCAGCGCCGGCGTCGCCGGCACGCCGGCCGGGGCGCCCCCCCTATCGGCCACGGCGCTGTTCACCGCCGCCGACAAGGCCCTGGCCGAGGCCAAGGCGCGCGGCCGCGACCGCGTGGTGCTGGCGGAAAGCTAG
- a CDS encoding response regulator: protein MAIGDDPHSILVVDDDPDIRAIAALALVDLGGLRAVFAANGPEARREARAQTPDLVLMDLHLADGEDGRALWRVLAGEEGAGKVVFVTAARGGEAGVLMAEPGCLGLITKPFDPLTLADSLRQLWMARS from the coding sequence ATGGCGATAGGCGACGATCCGCATAGCATTCTGGTGGTCGATGACGATCCCGATATTCGGGCCATCGCCGCGCTCGCCCTGGTTGATTTGGGAGGCTTGCGGGCGGTCTTCGCCGCCAATGGCCCGGAGGCGCGGCGCGAAGCCCGGGCGCAGACCCCCGATCTGGTGCTGATGGACCTGCATCTGGCCGATGGCGAGGATGGTCGCGCCCTCTGGCGGGTTCTGGCCGGCGAGGAGGGCGCCGGCAAGGTGGTGTTCGTCACCGCGGCGCGCGGTGGCGAGGCCGGAGTGCTGATGGCCGAACCCGGTTGCCTTGGCTTGATCACCAAACCTTTCGATCCGCTGACCCTGGCGGACTCCCTGCGCCAGCTATGGATGGCCCGGTCATGA
- a CDS encoding glycosyltransferase family 9 protein, giving the protein MRLLFITATRIGDAVLSTGLLDATIRAHPGLRVTVACGPVAAGLFEAVPGLEKLIVLRKGPRAAHWRALWREVVGRRWDLVIDLRASAVSWLIRADRRHWLRSANTGDHKVVQLARLLSLSPPPAPRLWLGPANRAAGLRLVPAGPPVLALAPIANWYAKTWPAERFIELAERLTAAKAPLAGARVAVVAGPDERTAAQPVLDALPPARRLDLIGAGPLLDTQAALERCALFIGNDSGLMHMAAAAGIPTLGLFGPSDDRLYAPWGPRTAVVRTPESFLTLNPPGGDWRSMPPAMVSLRVDAVEEAARQLWRRLGETTADQTPDQAPNQG; this is encoded by the coding sequence ATGAGACTTCTGTTCATCACCGCCACCCGCATCGGCGATGCCGTGCTGTCGACCGGTCTGCTCGACGCGACGATCCGCGCCCATCCCGGCCTGCGGGTCACCGTCGCCTGCGGCCCGGTCGCCGCCGGGTTGTTCGAAGCCGTGCCCGGTTTGGAAAAGCTGATCGTGCTGCGCAAGGGACCGCGCGCCGCCCATTGGCGGGCCCTGTGGCGCGAAGTGGTCGGTCGCCGCTGGGATCTGGTGATCGACCTGCGGGCCTCGGCGGTCAGTTGGCTGATTCGCGCCGATCGCCGCCATTGGCTGCGTTCGGCCAACACCGGCGATCACAAGGTCGTTCAACTGGCCCGCCTGCTGTCCCTGTCGCCGCCCCCCGCCCCCCGCCTGTGGCTGGGGCCGGCCAACCGCGCCGCCGGCCTGCGGCTGGTGCCCGCCGGACCGCCGGTTCTGGCCCTGGCGCCGATCGCCAATTGGTACGCCAAAACTTGGCCGGCCGAGCGTTTCATCGAGCTTGCCGAACGGCTGACCGCCGCCAAGGCGCCGCTGGCCGGCGCCCGGGTGGCGGTGGTGGCCGGTCCGGATGAGCGGACGGCCGCCCAACCGGTTCTTGATGCCCTGCCACCGGCCCGCCGCCTTGATCTGATCGGCGCCGGCCCGTTGTTGGACACCCAGGCCGCCCTGGAACGCTGCGCCTTGTTCATCGGCAACGACTCCGGGCTGATGCATATGGCCGCCGCCGCCGGAATCCCGACCTTGGGGCTGTTCGGCCCCAGCGATGATCGCCTTTACGCCCCCTGGGGCCCGCGAACCGCCGTGGTGCGCACCCCCGAGTCGTTCCTGACGCTCAATCCCCCCGGTGGCGATTGGCGGTCGATGCCGCCGGCCATGGTGTCGCTGAGGGTCGACGCGGTCGAAGAGGCGGCCCGCCAACTGTGGCGCCGGCTGGGGGAAACCACCGCCGATCAGACCCCCGATCAGGCCCCCAATCAGGGATGA
- a CDS encoding glycosyltransferase family 25 protein → MSLPVFVLNLPRDGARRERMTAELARVGLDGHFIDGVDAGTLSQADWDRYDRSRCRAIYGVDMLATELACYLAHERIFRKIVDENIDAALILEDDCQIANDLPSVLDALMATPPAARLWQVVRLSTMREGKISAQARRLRPLRRLGDDRGLYRVHTHVLGLQGYVMTAAGARRMLDYGRKIFMPIDHTLDRYWENRITPFIVHPCPVVHHDEGHSTIGERDPRRRTALGLGGRWVRRVNRWRDGVGKRLYNALHP, encoded by the coding sequence ATGTCCCTTCCCGTATTCGTGCTCAATCTGCCCCGTGACGGCGCGCGGCGGGAGAGGATGACCGCCGAATTGGCCCGGGTCGGGCTGGACGGCCATTTCATCGATGGCGTTGACGCCGGAACGCTGTCCCAGGCCGATTGGGATCGCTATGACCGCTCGCGCTGCCGGGCGATCTATGGCGTCGATATGCTGGCCACCGAACTGGCCTGTTATCTCGCCCATGAACGGATCTTCCGCAAAATCGTTGATGAAAATATCGACGCGGCGCTGATCCTTGAAGACGATTGCCAGATCGCCAACGATCTTCCGTCGGTCCTCGACGCCCTGATGGCGACGCCGCCGGCGGCGCGCCTTTGGCAGGTGGTGCGTCTATCGACCATGCGCGAGGGCAAGATCTCGGCCCAGGCTAGGCGCTTGCGGCCGCTGCGCAGGCTGGGGGACGACCGGGGGCTTTACCGCGTTCATACCCATGTCCTTGGCCTGCAAGGCTATGTGATGACGGCGGCGGGCGCGCGGCGGATGCTCGACTACGGGCGGAAGATCTTCATGCCGATCGACCATACCCTGGATCGTTATTGGGAAAACCGCATCACGCCCTTCATCGTCCACCCCTGTCCGGTGGTCCATCACGACGAGGGACATTCGACGATCGGCGAGCGTGATCCGCGCCGACGCACCGCCCTTGGCCTGGGCGGGCGGTGGGTGCGGCGGGTCAACCGTTGGCGCGATGGCGTCGGCAAGCGTCTTTACAACGCCCTTCATCCCTGA